In Papaver somniferum cultivar HN1 chromosome 1, ASM357369v1, whole genome shotgun sequence, a genomic segment contains:
- the LOC113334841 gene encoding uncharacterized protein LOC113334841: MRPSGIQIRESEAVPHEHEDAESYEESVVLHRRVGSTSDAQNTEMPSINVREDDGVSDTYEIDEVDYDTDELHDSNTFMNQVAVVATDVRHFLGQMDVKCQHCGALHWMAENTNSF; this comes from the exons ATGCGCCCGAGTGGTATACAGATTAGAGAAAGCGAGGCTGTACCACATGAGCATGAAGATGCAGAGTCATATGAAGAG TCGGTTGTATTACATAGGAGAGTTGGTAGCACATCAGACGCTCAAaacactgaaat GCCGTCTATTAATGTTAGAGAAGATGATGGGGTGTCGGATACTTACGAAATTGACGAAGTAGATTACGACACTGACGAATTACATGATTCAAATACTTTTATGAATCAGGTAGCTGTTGTTGCTACCGATGTACGTCATTTTCTGGGACAAATGGATGTCAAATGTCAGCACTGCGGGGCATTGCACTGGATGGCAGAAAATACAAATTCATTTtaa
- the LOC113336701 gene encoding aspartyl protease family protein 2-like, whose translation MVFQLILSSGKVKCPVIFYTPMIDDYYHPGQDYGVVVTGIEVQGQKLAETSFPIKMVIDSGATTTDLPDPIYIALEKLFLGYANAMGWGSPYRILGRRPCYKVIEDDIADSPTVTFTFNGSDAKMLLLPYSIWSYVPDVKAVCFGFGSASKNGGVNIIGNIFQQHTRIVIDQTMGNHRIGFDPSSC comes from the coding sequence ATGGTGTTTCAGCTGATCTTATCTTCGGGGAAAGTGAAGTGTCCCGTGATTTTTTACACACCGATGATAGATGACTATTATCATCCCGGCCAAGACTATGGGGTGGTAGTGACGGGGATAGAGGTTCAGGGTCAAAAGCTTGCGGAGACGAGTTTCCCTATTAAAATGGTTATTGACTCAGGGGCGACCACAACTGATCTTCCGGATCCAATATACATTGCATTGGAAAAACTGTTCCTTGGTTATGCTAATGCAATGGGTTGGGGATCGCCCTATAGGATTCTTGGCAGGCGTCCATGTTACAAGGTAATCGAGGATGATATCGCCGACTCACCAACTGTTACTTTCACCTTCAACGGGAGTGACGCTAAAATGCTGTTATTGCCGTATAGCATATGGAGTTATGTCCCGGATGTCAAAGCAGTTTGTTTCGGGTTTGGTTCTGCATCAAAAAATGGTGGCGTGAACATCATAGGGAATATATTTCAGCAGCACACAAGGATCGTCATAGATCAAACCATGGGGAATCATCGTATCGGTTTTGATCCCTCTAGTTGCTGA
- the LOC113335699 gene encoding ATP-dependent DNA helicase PIF1-like, protein MDELERLHGETYTYFAADKMIRDDHGRDSDFTTEFLNNLSPPGTPPFKLDLKVGCPIMLLRNLAPKEGLCNGTRLVVTRCGRHVIEAKIITGEKAGEVVFIPRITFQPSASELNIQMERRQFPIRVAYAMTINKSQGQSVKYVGIDLRTPVFSHGQLYVALSRCTAA, encoded by the coding sequence ATGGATgaattagaaagattacatgggGAGACTTACACGTATTTTGCTGCTGACAAAATGATTCGGGATGATCATGGAAGGGATTCGGATTTTACAACTGAATTTCTCAACAATTTAAGTCCACCAGGAACACCTCCATTTAAGCTAGACCTCAAAGTTGGATGTCCCATTATGTTGCTGAGAAATCTGGCACCGAAAGAAGGCCTTTGTAATGGTACAAGACTGGTGGTGACGAGGTGCGGACGACACGTGATTGAAGCTAAAATCATAACTGGAGAAAAAGCTGGTGAAGTAGTATTCATCCCTAGAATAACTTTTCAACCTTCAGCTTCAGAGCTAAACATACAAATGGAAAGACGTCAATTTCCCATACGCGTTGCATATGCGATGACTATTAACAAATCCCAGGGACAATCGGTGAAGTATGTGGGAATTGATTTACGTACTCCAGTATTTAGTCATGGTCAGCTATATGTCGCATTGTCCAGGTGTACTGCTGCATAG